The genomic region CAAGGCCTGATGGAGTTTGTGGAAATGTTCAAGGCACCGATCAAGGTGCTCCACCCACTGCTCACCGCGACCCAGGAAGGCAACTACAACAGTACCGAAGGCCTGGGGGCAATTCCCTTCACCGGGATCCTGCTGGCCCACTCCAACGAATCGGAATGGCACACTTTCCGCAACAACAAGAACAACGAAGCCTTCATCGACCGGATCTACATCGTCAAGGTGCCGTATTGCCTGCGGGTCAGCGATGAGATCAAGATCTACGACAAGCTGCTGTTCAACAGCTCCCTGGCCAAGGCCCACTGCGCGCCCGACACCCTGAAGATGCTCGCCCAGTTCACCGTGCTGTCGCGCCTCAAGGAGCCGGAGAACTCGAATATCTATTCGAAAATGCGCGTATACGACGGCGAAAACCTCAAGGACACCGATCCCAAGGCCAAGTCGATCCAGGAATACCGCGACACAGCAGGCGTGGACGAGGGTATGAACGGCCTGTCGACTCGCTTTGCGTTCAAGATCCTGTCCAAGGTCTTCAACTTCGACCCGCATGAGATTGCCGCCAACCCGGTGCACCTGCTCTATGTACTGGAACAGCAGATTGAACAGGAACAGTTCCAGGCCGAAACCCGCGAGCGCTACCTTCGATTCCTCAAGGAATACCTGGCACCGCGCTACATCGAGTTTATCGGCAAGGAAATCCAGACCGCATACCTGGAGTCCTACAGCGAGTACGGCCAGAACATCTTCGACCGCTACGTGCTGTATGCCGATTTCTGGATTCAGGACCAGGAGTACCGCGATCCGGAAACCGGCGAAATCCTCAACCGCGTGGCCCTGAACGAGGAGCTGGAAAAAATCGAGAAACCCGCCGGCATCAGCAATCCGAAGGATTTCCGCAACGAAATCGTCAACTTCGTACTGCGCGCCCGGGCCAACAACAACGGCAAGAACCCTACTTGGCTCAGCTACGAGAAGCTGCGGGTGGTCATCGAGAAGAAAATGTTCTCCAACACCGAGGACCTACTGCCGGTCATCAGCTTCAATGCCAAGGCCAGCAAGGAGGATCAGCAAAAACACAACGACTTCGTTACGCGAATGGTCGAGCGAGGCTACACCGACAAACAGGTACGGCTGCTCTCCGAGTGGTACCTGCGGGTGCGCAAATCGCAGTAAGGCAGCGACAAGTGTGCACTGCCAGGCCATTGGCCTGGCAGCCGACCGCTTGTCCCGAAGCTTCCAGCTAGCAGCTTGAAGCTTGTAACGTGAAGCTGCCCGGAGGGCTCCCTATGAGCTATGTGATCGACCGACGCCTCAATGGCAAGAACAAGAGCACGGTAAACCGCCAGCGTTTCCTGCGGCGTTACCGTGACCACATCAAAAAGGCCGTCGAAGAAGCCGTCAGCCGCCGCTCCATCACTGACATGGAGCATGGCGAACAAATCAGTATCCCGGGGCGGGACATTGACGAGCCGGTGCTTCACCACGGCCGCGGCGGCAAACAGACCGTCGTGCACCCCGGCAACAAGGAATTCACCACCGGCGAACACATCCAGCGCCCACAAGGTGGCGGTGGCGGTAAAGGCCCGGGCAAGGCCGGCAACTCCGGGGAAGGCATGGATGAATTCGTATTCCAGATCACCCAGGAAGAATTCCTCGAATTCATGTTCGAGGATCTGGAATTGCCAAACCTGGTCAAGCGCAACCTGACCGGGACCGACACCTTCAAGACCGTGCGCGCCGGGATCAGCAACGAGGGTAATCCATCGCGCATCAACATCATCCGCACCTTGCGTTCAGCCCATGCACGGCGCATCGCCCTGTCTGGCAGCAGCCGCGCCAAACTAAAGCAGGCCAAGGAGGAGTTGGCGCGCTTGAAGCGTGAAGAACCGGATAACTTCGGCGATATCCAGGAAATCGAGGCAGAAATAGAGAAACTCAGCGCGCGCATCCGCCGCGTACCATTCCTCGATACCTTTGATTTGAAATACAACCTGCTGGTCAAACAGCCCAACCCCAGCTCCAAGGCCGTGATGTTCTGCCTGATGGACGTGTCCGGCTCCATGACCCAGGCGACCAAGGATATTGCCAAGCGTTTCTTTATCTTGCTGTACCTGTTCCTGAAACGGAACTACGACAAGATCGACGTCGTGTTCATTCGCCATCACACCAGCGCCCGGGAAGTGGATGAAGAGGAGTTCTTCTACTCGCGGGAGACCGGCGGCACCATCGTTTCCAGTGCATTGAAGCTGATGCAGGAGATCATGGCCGAGCGCTACCCTGCCAACGACTGGAACATTTACGCCGCCCAAGCTTCCGACGGCGACAACTGGAACGACGACTCGCCGATCTGCCGTGACATCCTGATCAACCAGATCATGCCGTTTGTGCAGTACTACACCTACGTCGAAATCACCCCCCGTGAGCACCAGGCCCTGTGGTTCGAGTACGAGCGCATCGGCGAAGCCTTTGCCGATACGTTCGCCCAGCAGCAACTGGTCTCGGCCGGCGATATATACCCGGTCTTCCGTGAACTCTTCCAGCGCAGGTTAGTGACATGACCGCCAAAAAAGAGAACAAGCGTCAACCCATTTCCACCGGTTCCGAGTGGACCTTTGAATTGATCCAGGCCTATGACCGGGAAATCAGCCGTATTGCGGCGGGTTATGCCCTGGATACTTACCCCAACCAGATTGAGGTCATCACCGCCGAGCAAATGATGGATGCCTATGCCTCCGTGGGCATGCCGTTGGGTTACCACCATTGGTCCTATGGCAAACACTTCCTCAGTACCGAGAAGTCGTACACGCGAGGACAGATGGGCCTGGCTTACGAGATCGTGATCAATTCCGACCCTTGCATCGCCTACCTGATGGAAGAAAACACCATCTGCATGCAGGCGTTGGTGGTGGCTCATGCCTGCTATGGGCACAACAGTTTTTTCAAGGGCAATTACCTGTTTCGCACCTGGACCGACGCCAGCTCGATCATCGATTACCTGGTGTTTGCCAAGCAGTACATCATGCAGTGTGAGGAACGCCACGGTATCGATGCGGTGGAAGACCTTCTGGACTCCTGTCATGCCCTGATGAACTACGGGGTCGACCGCTACAAACGCCCCTACCCGATTTCCGCCGAAGAGGAACGCCTGCGCCAAAAGGAGCGTGAGGAGCACCTGCAGAAACAGATCAACGACCTATGGCGCACAATCCCCAAACGTGCCGGCAAAAACAACGACAAGGACAATGCGCGCTTCCCCGTCGAACCTCAGGAAAACATCCTCTATTTCCTGGAAAAACATGCTCCGCTGCTGGAGCCTTGGCAGCGGGAAATCGTGCGCATCGTACGCAAGATCGCTCAGTACTTTTATCCACAGCGCCAGACCCAGGTGATGAATGAAGGCTGGGCGACTTTCTGGCATTACACGCTGATGAACGATCTGTACGACGAAGGCTTGGTCACTGACGGCTTCATGATGGAGTTCCTTACCTCCCACACCAGCGTGGTGTTCCAGCCCGGCTTCGACAGCCCGTATTACAACGGCATCAACCCCTATGCCCTGGGCTTTGCCATGTACCGCGACATCCGCCGCATGTGCGAACACCCCACGGAAGAAGATCGCCGCTGGTTCCCGGAAATCGCAGGCAGCGACTGGTTGTCGACCATCAAGTTCGCCATGAGCAGCTTCAAGGATGAGAGTTTTATCCTGCAATACCTGTCACCTCAGGTGATTCGCGACCTCAAGCTGTTCAGCATCCTCGATGACGACCTCAAGGACGATCTGGTGGTCCCGGCCATCCACGACGAACCGGGGTACCGCATCATCCGCGAAACCCTGGCCGCCCAGTACAACCTGGGCAATCGCGAACCTAACGTGCAGATCTATAGCATCGATGTGCGCGGCGACCGTTCGCTGACCCTGCGTCACCAGCAGCATGATCGCAAGCCTTTGGGCGAATCCACCGAGGAAGTGCTCAAGCACCTGCATCGACTGTGGGGCTTTGACATCCACCTGGAAACGCTACAGGGCGATCAGGTCATGAAAACCCATCATGTGCCGCCACGCAGCGATCACAACGACAATGACTACGGCCGCCTGGACATGGCCGTCGTTCATCTCTGAAGCAGCAAAGCCTCCATTGGCCAGGCGCAGGCGTTATCCTGTGGCGCTAATGGAGGCTTTTTCATGAAAATCTACAAAGTCGGCGGCGCCGTGCGTGATCGCCTTCTGGGCATCAAGGTCACCGATATCGACCGCGTCGTCGTCGGCACAACCACCGAGGAAATGCTCGCCAAAGGCTATAAGCCGGTGGGCGCCGATTTCCCCGTATTTCTCGATCCGAAAAATGGTGATGAATACGCCCTTGCCCGCACCGAACGCAAGAGCGGCAGGGGTTACGGTGGCTTTGTGTTTCACGCAAGCCCCGAGGTCACCCTGGAAGAGGACTTGATCCGTCGTGACCTGACCATCAACGCCATGGCGGAAGATGACGATGGCAACCTGACCGATCCTTATCACGGCCAACGCGATCTTGAAGCGCGTATATTACGTCACGTTTCCCCCGCGTTCGCCGAGGATCCGCTCCGCGTGCTGCGCGTTGCCCGCTTTGCCGCGCGTTATGCACACCTTGGCTTCAAGGTCGCACCCGAGACACTCGAGCTGATGCGTCAACTCAGTGATTCCGGCGAACTCGAGGCCCTTACCCCCGAACGCAGCTGGAAAGAAATCTCACGGGCGCTGATGGAAGATCAGCCCCAGGTATTTATCCAGGTACTGCGCGACTGCGACGCACTGAAAACCCTGATGCCGGAGGTAAACGCGCTGTTCGGTGTGCCCCAACCCGAGGCTCATCATCCGGAAATCGATACCGGCGTTCACACTTTGAGCGTGCTGGAACAAGCCGCTTTGCACAA from Pseudomonas synxantha harbors:
- a CDS encoding PrkA family serine protein kinase, with protein sequence MSIFSHFQQRFASTQQEELTLQEYLELCKQDRSTYASAAERLLLAIGEPELVETANNSRLSRIFSNKVIRRYPAFEDFHGMEECIDQIVSYFRHAAQGLEEKKQILYLLGPVGGGKSSLAEKLKQLIEKVPFYAIKGSPVFESPLGLFNATEDGAILEEDFGIPRRYLNTIMSPWATKRLAEFGGDISQFRVVKLYPSILNQIGVAKTEPGDENNQDISALVGKVDIRKLEEFPQNDADAYSYSGALCRANQGLMEFVEMFKAPIKVLHPLLTATQEGNYNSTEGLGAIPFTGILLAHSNESEWHTFRNNKNNEAFIDRIYIVKVPYCLRVSDEIKIYDKLLFNSSLAKAHCAPDTLKMLAQFTVLSRLKEPENSNIYSKMRVYDGENLKDTDPKAKSIQEYRDTAGVDEGMNGLSTRFAFKILSKVFNFDPHEIAANPVHLLYVLEQQIEQEQFQAETRERYLRFLKEYLAPRYIEFIGKEIQTAYLESYSEYGQNIFDRYVLYADFWIQDQEYRDPETGEILNRVALNEELEKIEKPAGISNPKDFRNEIVNFVLRARANNNGKNPTWLSYEKLRVVIEKKMFSNTEDLLPVISFNAKASKEDQQKHNDFVTRMVERGYTDKQVRLLSEWYLRVRKSQ
- a CDS encoding YeaH/YhbH family protein, yielding MSYVIDRRLNGKNKSTVNRQRFLRRYRDHIKKAVEEAVSRRSITDMEHGEQISIPGRDIDEPVLHHGRGGKQTVVHPGNKEFTTGEHIQRPQGGGGGKGPGKAGNSGEGMDEFVFQITQEEFLEFMFEDLELPNLVKRNLTGTDTFKTVRAGISNEGNPSRINIIRTLRSAHARRIALSGSSRAKLKQAKEELARLKREEPDNFGDIQEIEAEIEKLSARIRRVPFLDTFDLKYNLLVKQPNPSSKAVMFCLMDVSGSMTQATKDIAKRFFILLYLFLKRNYDKIDVVFIRHHTSAREVDEEEFFYSRETGGTIVSSALKLMQEIMAERYPANDWNIYAAQASDGDNWNDDSPICRDILINQIMPFVQYYTYVEITPREHQALWFEYERIGEAFADTFAQQQLVSAGDIYPVFRELFQRRLVT
- a CDS encoding SpoVR family protein; this encodes MTAKKENKRQPISTGSEWTFELIQAYDREISRIAAGYALDTYPNQIEVITAEQMMDAYASVGMPLGYHHWSYGKHFLSTEKSYTRGQMGLAYEIVINSDPCIAYLMEENTICMQALVVAHACYGHNSFFKGNYLFRTWTDASSIIDYLVFAKQYIMQCEERHGIDAVEDLLDSCHALMNYGVDRYKRPYPISAEEERLRQKEREEHLQKQINDLWRTIPKRAGKNNDKDNARFPVEPQENILYFLEKHAPLLEPWQREIVRIVRKIAQYFYPQRQTQVMNEGWATFWHYTLMNDLYDEGLVTDGFMMEFLTSHTSVVFQPGFDSPYYNGINPYALGFAMYRDIRRMCEHPTEEDRRWFPEIAGSDWLSTIKFAMSSFKDESFILQYLSPQVIRDLKLFSILDDDLKDDLVVPAIHDEPGYRIIRETLAAQYNLGNREPNVQIYSIDVRGDRSLTLRHQQHDRKPLGESTEEVLKHLHRLWGFDIHLETLQGDQVMKTHHVPPRSDHNDNDYGRLDMAVVHL
- a CDS encoding multifunctional CCA addition/repair protein; its protein translation is MKIYKVGGAVRDRLLGIKVTDIDRVVVGTTTEEMLAKGYKPVGADFPVFLDPKNGDEYALARTERKSGRGYGGFVFHASPEVTLEEDLIRRDLTINAMAEDDDGNLTDPYHGQRDLEARILRHVSPAFAEDPLRVLRVARFAARYAHLGFKVAPETLELMRQLSDSGELEALTPERSWKEISRALMEDQPQVFIQVLRDCDALKTLMPEVNALFGVPQPEAHHPEIDTGVHTLSVLEQAALHKQPLTVRWACLLHDLGKGLTPVDKLPQHIAHEHRGLKLIKAVNERFKVPRDCQELALLVGEFHTHGHRALELKASTLLELLQSFDLYRRPQRFEEFVVACEMDARGRKGFEQRSYPQADYLRGAAKAAREVPVAPLLEKGFKGPELGAALKRERLNALKAYKEQHKPV